The Palaemon carinicauda isolate YSFRI2023 chromosome 20, ASM3689809v2, whole genome shotgun sequence DNA segment atctggaataatgtatccagttattggacctttcactcaCTTGACAAATATCctgtacaggtgaatctttatcaaggaacagaagacaccaaatactagatctggaataatgtatccagttattggacctttcactcacatgaaaaatatccagtacaggtgaatctttatcaaggaacagaagacaccaaatactagatctggaataatgtatccatttattggacctttcactcacttgacaaatatccagtacaggtgaatctttatcaaggaacagaacacaccaaatcctagatctagaATAATGTATCCAGTTGTTTTACCTTTCACTcgcatgataaatatccagtacaggtgaatctttaacaaggaacagaagataccaaatcctagatctgaaagaatgtatgtAGTGGTTGGACCTTTCATtctcatgacaaagatccagtacaaatgAAATTTTATCAAGGAAAAGAAGAcaccaaattctagatctggaagaatgtatctagctatcggacctttcattcacatgataaagatccagtacaagtgaatctttatcaaggaacagaagacaccaaaacCTAGATCTAGAAGAATGTATGTAgtaattggacctttcattcacatgatgaatatccagtacaagtgaatttttatcaaagaacagaagacaccaattcctatatctgaaagaatatatccagttattggacctttcattcacatgacaaagatccagtacatgtgaatctttatcaaggaacagaagataccaaatcctagatctggaataacgtatccagttattggacctttcattcacgtgacaaagatccagtacaagtgaatctttatcaaggaactgaagataccaaatcctagttCTGGGTGAGttgtctagttattggacctttcattcacatgacaaagatccagtacaagtgaatctttatcaaggaacagaagacaccaaatcctagatctggaagaatgtatccagttatatgacctttcattcacattacaaagatccagtacaagtgaatctttatcaaggaacagaagataccaaatctagatctggaagaatgtatctagttattggacctttcattcatatgacaaagatccagtacaagtgaatctttatcaaggaacagaagataccaaacctagatctggaagaatgtatctagttattggacctttaaTTCACATGAAAAAGAcacagtacatgtgaatctttatcaaggaacagaagacaccaaatcctagatctggaagaatgtatctggttattagacctttcattcatatgacaaagatccagtacaagtgaatctttatcaaggagaaGTAGATACCAAACTTAAATcaggaagaatgtatccagttattgtacctttcattcacatgacaaatatccagtacaagtgaatctttatcaaggaacagaggaCACCAAATCCtatatctggaagaatgtatctagttattggacctttcattcacatgacaaagatccagtacaggttaatctttatcaaggaacaaaagacaccaaataatagatctggaagaatgtatgtagtaattggacctttcattcacatgacaaatatccagtacaagtctttatcaaggaatagaagacaccaaatcctagatctggaagaatatatccagctattgtacctttcattcacatgacaaagatccagtacaattgaatctttataaaggaacagaagacaccaaatcctagatctgaaaaaatatatgtagtaattggaccttccattcacatgacaaatatccagtacaaatgaatctttatcaaggaacagaatacaccaaatcctagatctggaagaacgtatctagttattggacctttcattcacatgacaaagatccagtacaagtgaatctttatcaaggaacaaaatataccaaatcctagatctggaaaaaTATATCTagttattagacctttcattcacatgacaaagatccaatgcaagtgaatctttatcaaggaacagaatacaccaaatcctagatctggaagaatgtattaagttattggacctttcattcacatgataaatatccagtacaggtgaatcttcatcaaggaacagaagacaccaaatcctagatctggaataatgtatccagttattcgACCTTTCACTCACATgacaaatatccagtacaggtgaatctttacaaggaacagaagataccaaatcctagatctggaataaagtatccagttattggacctttccttCACATGATGAATaaccagtacaggtgaatctttatcaaggaacaaaagacaccaaatcctagatctggaataatgtatccagttattggtcCTTCcaatcacatgataaatatccagtacaggtgaatctttatcatggaacagaagacaccaaatcctagatctggaataatgtatccagttattggaccttccactcacatgataaatatccagtaaaagtgaatctttatcaaggaacagaagacactaattcctagatctggaataatatatccagttattggacctttcattaacatgataaatatccagtacaggtgaatctttatcatggaacaaggaacagaagacaccaaatcctagatctgaaagaatatatgtagtaattggacctttcattcacatgacaaatatccagtacatatgaatctttatcaaggaacagaatacaccaaatcctagatctggaagaacgtatctagttattggacctttcattcacatgacaaagatccagtacaagtgaatctttatcaaggaacaaaatataccaaatcctagatctggaaaaaTATATCTAGTTATTGGagctttcattcacatgacaaagatccaatgcaagtgaatctttatcaaggaacagaatacaccaaatcctagatctggaagaatgtattaagttattggacctttcattcacatgataaatatccagtacaagtgaatctttatcaaggaacagaagataccaaaccctagatctggaagaatgtatccagttattggacctttcattcacatgacaaagatccagtacaggtgaatctttatcaagtagCAAAAGATACCAAAccatagatctggaagaatgtatctagttattggacctttcattcacatgataaatatccagtacagaggattttttattaaggaacagaagacacaaattcctagatctgaaagaatgtatccagttattggacctttcattcacatgacaaagatccagtacaggtgaacctttatcaaggaacagaagacaccaaatcctagatctggaataatgtatccagttattggacctttcactcacatgacaaatatccagtacaggtgaatctttaacaaggaacagaagataccaaatcctagatctggaataaagtatccagttattggacctttcactcacatgacaaatatccagtacaggtgaatctttaacaaggaacagaagataccaaatcctagatctagaATACTGTattcagttattggacctttccttCACATGATAAATaaccagtacaggtgaatctttatcaaggaacagaagacaccaaatcctagatctggaataatgtatccagttattggacctttcactcacatgataaatatccagtacaagtgaatctttatcaaggaacagaagacaccaaatcctagatctggaataatgtatccagttattggacttttcattcacatgataaatatctaGTACAGGTGAGTCTTTAACAAGGAACAGAAGACAgtaaatcctagatctggaataatgtatccagttattggacctttcactcaTATGATAAATATCCATTAAAGGGGAATCTTTATCctggaacagaagacaccaaatcttaGATCTGGAATAatttatccagttattggacctttccttcacatgataaatatccagtacaggtgaatctttatcaaggaacagaagacaccaaatcctagatctggaataatgtatccagttattggaccttccactcacatgataaatatccggaacaggtgaatctttatcaaggaacagaagacaccaaatcctagatctggaataatgtatccagttaatGGACCTTTCACTCATATgacaaatatccagtacaggtgaatctttatcaaggaacagaagacaccaaatcctagatctggaataatgtatccagttattggacctttcactcacatgataaatatccagtacagttgaatctttatcaaggtacagaagacaccaaatcctagatctggaataatgtatccagttattggaccttttactcacatgataaatatccagtacaggtgaatctttatcaaggaacagaagacaccaaatcctagatctggaataatgtatccagtgaTTGGACCTTTCACTcatatgataaatatccagtagaggtgaatctttatcaaggaacagaagacatcaaatcctagatctggaagaatgtttccagttattggacctttcattcacatgacaaagatccagtacaagtgaatctttatcaaggaacagaagacaccataTCCTAGATTTGGAagtatgtatccagttattggacctttcattcacatgacaaagatccattAGAGGTAAATctatatcaaggaacagaagacaccaaatcctagatctggaacaATGTATGTAgtaattggacctttcattcacatgacaaagatccagtacaggtgaatctttatcaaggaacataagacaccaaatcctagatctggaataatgtatccagcaTTTGGAccttttcattcacatgacaaagatccagtacagttgaatctttatcaaggaacaaaagacaccaaatcctagatctggaagaatgtatccagttattggacctttcattcatatgtCAAAGATCCAGtataggtgaatctttatcaaggaacagaagacaccaaatcctagatctggaagaatgtatccagttattggacctttcattcatatgacagagatccagtacaggtgaatctttatcaaggaacagaagacaccaaatattagatctggaagaatgcatctagttattggacctttcatttacatgataaatatccagtacaggtgaatctttatcaaggaacagaagacaccaaatcctagatatggaataatgtatccagctattggaccttttcattcacatgacaaagatccagtacaagtgaatctttatcaaggaacagaagacaccaaatcccaGATCTGGACGAATGTATGTAGTAATTGGACCtatcattcacatgacaaagatccagtacaggtgaatcttaaCAAGGAACAGATGATACCAATTCGtagatctgaaagaatttaaatagtTAATGGACTTTTTGTATACATGCACTGGGTTCTCCACTTTGAGCATTCTGAacattatgtgattttttttaattttttttatataattttttttttagttgtttatttttttttcattttttattagtttttttctgttttatagtatcttttttttatatttttgcgcttttttagatttctttgtttattttagtttttttatattctttatattcctTTGTTCTAATTAACTGCTTAACAACAGAAACAAAGGTCACTACACATATCACAAGAACAATCACAACTACAACTACAATCTCCACAACAGTCATCTAAATcacaatctccacacatatctTCTATGTCACAATCTCCACACATATATCCTATGTcacaatctccacacatatctcctatgtcacaatctccacacatatctTGCACATcacaatctccacacatatctccacaaccatctccacacatatctccacagccatctccacacatatctccacagccatctccacacatatctccacagctatctccacacatatctccacaaccatctccacacatatctccacagccatctccacacatatctccacaaccatctccacacatatctccacagccatctccacacatatctccacaaccatctccacagccatctccacacatatctccacaaccatctcctcacatatctccacagccatctccacacatatctccacaaccatctccacacatatctccacaaccaCACACTGCAGCAACTCTCTTACAAAATCCACTATTTGATCCACTCCCACGACATTTGCACTTGTCGAAAAATCCCCCACTTTTGCCATCTCCatttttatctttacttttcttgctctttttctctctacttttcttgctctttttctctctatctttcttactctttttctctctagattttctctcttctttggatttttttcttaactccttttcttccttttttgcaTCCTTGTCGTCACGTTTTCGTTCCTTTTTGTCACGTTTtccctcttttttctcttcctttttgccacgttttccctctttttctcttcctttttgtcaCGTTTTCCCtctttattatcttcctttttgtcACGTTTCTGAACTTTTTTCTCCTCCTTCCGAGCTTTTTTATCTTGCTCACCTCTTTTGTCTcgcttatcttttttattatcttttcttgattttttttccttttcctgtttTGGCATTTACATTCTTACCTTTCCCCCTTTTTGGCCTTATCTTTGGCACTCTGGGTATTTTCTGTTTACCTTTAGgaggaggcttttttttttttgtgtttacccactggctcttcttttttgtgtttacccactggctcttcttttttgtgtttacccTCTAGCTCTTCTTTTTTtgtgtttacccactggctcttcttttttgtatTTACCCAATGGCTCTCCTTTTTtgcgtttacccactggctcttcttttttgtgtttagcCACTGGCTGttcttttttgtgtttacccactggctcttcttttttgcgtttagccactggctcttcttttttgtgtttacccactgactcttcttttttgcgtttacccactggctcttcttttttgtgtttagcCACTGGCTGttcttttttgtgtttacccactggctcttcttttttgcgtttacccactgactctttcttttttgcgtttacccaCTGACTCTTCTTTTTTTGCGTTTACctactggctcttcttttttgtgtttacccactggctcttctttttttgcgtttagccactggctgtTCTTTTTGGTGTTTACCTACTgactcttcttttttgcgtttacccactttctcttcttttttgtgtttagccactggctcttcttttttgtatttacccactggctcttcttttttgcgtttacccactggctcttcttttttgtgtttacccactggctcttcttttttgtttttaccctctggctcttcttttttgtgtttacccactggctcttcttttttgtatttacccactggctcttcttttttgcgtttacccactggctcttctttattgtgtttagccactggctcttcttttctgtatttagccactggctcttcttttttgtatttacccactggctcttcttttatgtgtttacccactggctcttcttttttgcgtttacccactggctcttcttttttgtatttacccactggctcttctttttttgtGTTTACCTACTGGCTCTTCTCTTTTGTGTTTACcctctggctcttcttttttgtgtttacccaCTGGCACTCCTTTTTTGtatttacccactggctcttcttttttgcgtttacccactgtctcttcttttttgtgtttagccactggctcttctttttttttatttacccactggctcttcttttttgcattTACCCaatggctcttcttttttgcgtttaccctATGGCTCTTTTTTTtgtgtttacccactggctcttcttttttgtgtttaccctctggctcttcttttttgtgtttacccactggctcttcttttatgcgtttacccactggctcttcttttttgtgttcACCCTCTGGCTCTTCTTTTTTTGTGTTCACactctggctcttcttttttgcttTTACCCACTGGCTTTTCTTTTTcgtgtttagccactggctcttcttttttgtatttacccactggctcttcttttatgcgtttacccactggctcttcttttttgcgtttacccactggctcttcttttttgtgtttaccctctggctcttcttttttgtgtttacccactggctcttcttttttgtgttactggatctttgtcatgtgaatgaaaggtccaataactggatacattattccagatctaggaattggtatcttctgttccttgataaagattcacttgtactggatctttgtcatgtgaattaaaggtccaataactggatacattattccagatctagaatttgttATCTTTTGTTCCttcataaagattcacttgtactggatctttgtcatatggatggaaggtccaataactggatacattattccagatctagaatttggtatcttctgttccttgataaagattcacttgtactagatCTTTGTCATATggatggaaggtccaataactggatatattcttacAGATCTATGATtttgtatcttctgttccttgataaagattcacttgtactggatctcttATTATGTGAATGAaaagtccaataactggatacattattcaagatctaggaattggtatcttctgttccttgataaagattcacttgtactggatctttgtcatgtgaattaaaggtccaataactggatacattattccagatctagaatttggtatcttttgttccttgataaagattcacttgtactggatctttgtcatgtgaatggaagatccaataactggatacattattccagatctagaatttggtatcttctgttccttgatgaagatttacttgtactggatctttgtcatatggATGGAAGGTTCAATAACTGGATAAATTCTTACAGATCTATGATTTTGTATCttctgttccttaataaagattcacttgtactgcatATCTTATTATGTGAATGAAAAGTCCAATAACTGGATGCCTTATTCCGGATCTAGAATTTGGTATATTCtgttcattgataaagattcacttgtactggatctttgtcatatgaatggAAGGtcaaataactggatacattattccagatctagaatttggtatcttctgttccttgataaagattcacttatactggatctttgtcatgtgaatggaaggtccaataactggatacatatttccagatctagaatttggaatcttctgttccttgataaagattcacttgtactggatctttgtcatgaaaataaaaggtccaataactggatacattattccagatctataatttggtatcttctgttccttgataaagattcatttttactggatctttttcatgagaatgaaagttccaataactgaatacattattccagatctaggaattggtatcttctgttccttgataaagattcacttgtactggatatttatcatgtaaaTGAAAGGTCCAATACCTAGATGCATTCTTTCATATTTGGATTtgttgtcttctgttccttgataaagattcacctctactggatctttatcatgtgaatgaaaggtccaataactagatacattcttcctgATATAGGAagtggtgtcttctgttccttgataaagattcacctgtactgggtATTTattatgtgaatgaaaggtccaataactggatacattattccagatctggaatttggtatcttctgttccttgataaagattcacatgtactggatatttatcaagTGAATGAAAGGTACAATAAATGTATACATTCTTACAGatttaggaattggtatcttctgttccttgataaagattcacttgtactggatctttgtcatgtgaatggaagatccaataactggatacattcttccagatctagtaattggtatcttctgttccttgataaagattcacttgtactggatctttgtcatgtgaatggaaggtccaataactggattaATTCTTCCAGATCTAAGAATagttatcttctgttccttgataaagattcacttgtactagatCTTTATCATGTGAATAAAAGGCCCAATAACTCGATACATTCTTCCtgatctagaatttggtatcttctgttccttgataaagattcacatgtactggCTCTTTGTCATGtgagtgaaaggtccaataactggatacattcttccagatctaggtattggtatcttctgttccttgataaagattcacttgtactggatctttttcgtgtgaatgaaaggtccaattactggatatattcttccagatctatgattttgtatcttctgttccttgataaagattcacttgtactggatctttgtcatatgaatgaaaggtcctataactggatacattattccagatctagaatctggtatcttctgtttcttgataaagattcacttgtactggatctttgtcatatgaatgaaaggtccaataagtggatacattcttccatatctaggatttggtatattctgttccttgataaagattcacttgtactggatctttgtcatgtgagtGAAAGGTCCAATACCTGgaaacattcttccagatctatgatttagtatcttctgttccttgataaagattcacttgtactggatctttgtcatgtgagtgaaaggtccaataactaaaTACATTaatccagatctaggatttggtatcttctgttccttgataaagattcacctgtaatggatatttatcatatgaatgaaaggtctaataactagatacattcttccagatctaggatttggtatcctcttttccttgataaagattaactTGAACAGGATCTTTGTtatatgaatgaaaggtccaataactagatacattcttccagatctaggatttggtatcttttgttccttgataaagattcacttgtactagatcttgtcatgtgaatgaaaggtcaaatcactggatacattcttccagatctagggtttggtatcttctgttccttgataaagattcacttttactggatttttgtcatatgaatgaaaggtcctataactggatatattcttccatgTCTTTGATtaggtatcttctgttccttgataaagattcacttttactggatctttgtcatgtgaatgaaaggtcctataactgtatatattctttcagatctaggaattagtatcttctattccttgataaagatttacttgtaatggatcttgtcatgtgaatgaaaggtcctataACTAGAAATATTCTTCTAGATCTATGATtttgtatcttctgttccttgataaagattcacttgtactggatctttgtcatgtgaatgaaaggtccaataactggatacattcttccagatctagtaattagtatcttctgttccttaagaaagattcacttgtactggatttttgtcatgtgaacgaaaggtccaataactagataaaTTTTTCCATATCTAGGATTTAGTATCTTCTCATccttgataaggattcacttgtaatggatcttgtcatgtgaatgaaaggtcctataactggatatattcttccagatataGGATTTGgaatcttctgttccttgatgaagattcacctgtaccggATATTTATCatttgaatgaaaggtccaataactagatacattcttccagatcctggatttggtatcttttgttccttgataaagattcacttaaactggatctttgtcatatgaatgaaaggtccaaaagctagatacattcttccagatctaggatttggtatcttctgttccttgataaagattcacttgtactggatcttgtcatgtgaatgaaaggtccaataactggatacattcttccataactaggatttggtatcttctgttccttgatatagattcacttgtaatggatcttgtcatgtgaatgaaaggtcctataactggatttattcttccagatctaggatttggtatcttctgttccttgataaagattcacttgtaatggaTTTTGTCATATGAATGATAGGTTCTATAACTGGATATagtcttccagatctaggatttggtatcttttgttccttgattaagatacacctgtactggatatttatcatgtgaatgaaaagtccaaaaactagatacattcttccatatctaagatttggtatcttttgttaattgataaagattcacttgtactggatctatgtcatatgaatgaaaggtccaataactagatacattcttccagatctaggatttagtatcttctgttccttgataaagattcacttttactggatctttgtcctgtgaatgaaaggtccaataactgaatatattcttccagatctaggatttggtatcttctgttccttgataaagattcacttgtaatggatcttgtcatgtgaatgaaaggtcccat contains these protein-coding regions:
- the LOC137614495 gene encoding uncharacterized protein encodes the protein MYPVIGLFIHIIRDPVQSQWVNTKKKSQWLNTKKKSQWVKAKKKSQSVNTKKEEPEGEHKKEEPVGKRIKEEPVGKHKKEEPEGKHKKEEPVGKHKKKSHRVNAKKKSHWVNAKKKSQWVNKKKEEPVAKHKKEETVGKRKKEEPVGKYKKGVPVGKHKKEEPEGKHKREEPSQWVNAKKKESVGKRKKEEPVGKHKKEQPVAKHKKEEPVGKRKKEESVGKHKKEEPVAKRKKEEPVGKHKKEQPVAKHKKEEPVGKRKKGEPLGREKEGKRGKKEEKKEGKRDKKERKRDDKDAKKEEKELRKKSKEERKSREKKSKKDREKKSKKSREKKSKKSKDKNGDGKSGGFFDKCKCRGSGSNSGFCKRVAAVCGCGDMCGDGCGDMCGDGCGDM